The region AAATCAGTTTACTTTTCCTGCTAATACAATAATGGCTGCAAAAGATTATCTTGTTGTCTGCAGAGATACTGCAAAGTTCAAAGCGCTTTATCCAAACTTCTTTAAGCTAATTGGCAATTTTAATTTTGGTTTAAGCAGTGATGGTGATGAGGTAATTTTAAAAAATTCCTCGGGAAATATTGTTGATGAAGTTGCTTATTCATCTACTGGCAATTGGCCCTCGCTGCCAAATGGAAACGGACCGACATTGTCGCTGATAAATCCTCAGTTTGATAATTCGCTGCCCGAAAACTGGCGTGCTTCCGGAATGTTTGGAACTCCCGGAATTTTAAATGATGTTTACACAAAAATTGAAGAAGAGAATAATTTAATTCCGCAGGAATTTATTTTATATCAGAATTATCCAAATCCATTTAATCCTGTAACGACAATAGAATATGATCTTCCTGCCATGAGTGATGTTTCACTAATCGTTTATGACATACTTGGAAGAAAAATAAAAGAACTGGTGAACACTATTCAGGTAGCTGGAAAATATGCGCTTAGTTTTGATGCGTCAAACCTTGCGGGCGGTGTTTACTTTTACAAACTGCAGACTGCTGATTTTATAAGTTCGAAGAAGATGCTGCTTTTAAAATAATAACATTAAACCTATTTGAACTCATAAACCAATTCCTCTCTTTTAAAACAGAAGGGGAGCAGGTGATTAATTTGCCTTAAGCATTATTCTTTCTCTTTGTAATGCACAGATAAGGATAGCGCTGCTTCATTAATGAAAATTGTTTTGCTTATCAAAAAAATATTTGCTCAATTGACCATTTTTCTCTTGTAATTTATCTTAAATGCTATTATGTTTGTTATGAGCATATGCTCATAATTAAACAAAGTATAAAATGGCAAGACCAGAAAAGAAAAGACATATAAGATGTAAGCCTGCCTGTTACTATTTCAAACCAACCGGAATTCCAATGTACGAACTTGAAGAGATAGAGCTTGCAAAAGATGAGTTGGAGGCTCTCCGGCTTGCAGATTTTAATGAGCTCTTTCAGGAAGATGCTGCTTTAAAAATGAATATATCACGAGCCACTTTCGGCAGAATAATTATGAGAGCACATCACAAAATTGCTGATGCAATCATAAATGGTAAAGCCATTAAAATTCAGGAAACCCTTCCTGAGCCACTAAGGGAAAAATTAAAAGCACCTCGAAAAAAATGCAGAAGAAAAAATGGATATAAAGACAGTTAACAATTTTTTAACAAACACTTAATTATAAATTTGGAGCAAATATGAAAATAGCAGTAGCAACAAACGATGAAACCAGAATTGCCGGGCATGTTGGCAGATGCAAAGGATTTCTTGTCTTTGAAACAGAAAACAATAAAATCGTTAACAAAGAAATCAGGACAAATACTTTTACTCATCATAGGCAGCACGAACACAATCACCACGAACAACATCACGCTCAGAAACATGAGCATAGCCATCATTCCCTGATAGAGGGGTTAAATGATTGTGAGGTTTTAATATTTAATCATGGGGGTTGGAGATTAATAGAAGACCTTAAGGCAAATAATATTAAACCTATTCTAACTGACGAAGTTTTAGCAGAGGATGCTGTCCGGAAATATATTGATGGTGCGTTGGTTATCAATGAAGATAATATTTGCCAGGGACATCATCATTAATTAACAAAAAGTGAAGGATGACATCATCAAACATGTTGTCATCCTTTTTAATCACACCGGGATTTTAATATCTTCTTCGGTTTCCCTGTCCGCCGCCGGATCTTCCGCCGCCAGAAAAACGTTTTCTGCTGTCTGTTTTTGGGCGTGCTTCATTAACAACAAGTTTTTTACCCTTAAACTCTCTTGTGTTAATTCCATCGATTGCTTTCTGTGCCTCGGCAAGCCCTGGCATTTCAACAAATCCAAATCCTTTAGTTTGCTGTGTAAACATATCACGAATGATTTTTACTTCTTTAACCTGTCCGAACTCTGAAAAAAGATTTGTTAAATCTTCTTCTGTAACATCGTTAGTTAAATTACCAACGAAAATATTCATAGTAACTCCTGAATAAAATAATAAATATAATTAATAACTGGAGAGCATTATTGTGCTTCTCCGATCCTGTGGATAAAAAAAAGAATGAATATTGTGGTATGAATTCAAATTTTTTTAGCAGGCACCTGTAAGATAAATTAAAATACCGCCCTTAACAACTGAAATAATTATGGAAAGTGACTATTAACAAATCTATCCCCGGAACAAAGCCGGTCTGTTTAATGTTGTTAATCTGAATCTGTGAACAGCGATTCTTACTAAATTCGTCAGACTTTGAAATGTTCAGCCAGACATCCGGATAAAATCAAGGTGCTTTTAATTAATAATTAAGTATTGGACTTAACCATCTTTCTATTTCAACCATACTCATGCCTTTTCGCTTATGATAATCGAGCACCTGATCTTTTTCTATCTTGCCGACATTAAAATATTTTGACTGCGGGTGTGAAAAATATAATCCGCATACACTAGCGGCAGGGTACATAGCCATACTTTCTGTCAGTTTGATTCCCGAGTTGTTTTCTGCATCAAGCAATGAAAATAAAATCGGTTTTTCAGTATGATCCGGTTGTGCTGGATATCCTGGTGCGGGACGAATGCCAACATAATTTTCTTTTATCAGCTCTTCATTAGAATAATTCTCATTTTCTGAATATCCCCAATATTCTTTTCTTACCAGTTCGTGCAGGTGTTCTGCAAATGCTTCGGCTAATCTGTCTGCAATTGCTTTAATCATTATCTTATTATAGTCGTCAAAATCCTTTTCAAATTTATCTATTAGTTTTTCAATTCCAATTCCTGCTGTAACAGCAAACATTCCGATGTAATCTTTTACTTTTGATTCCTTTGGCGCAATAAAATCTGCAAGTGCAATGTTAGGCTCGCCGGTTGATTTCTGATTCTGTTGTCTTATAGAATGCAGTGTTCTTTTAACTCCGTTTCTTTCTTCGTCAGTATATATTTCTATATCATCAACTCCAACGGAGTTTGCAGGAAATAAACCAATAACTCCATTTGCGGTCAGTAATTTTTCTCTAATTACTTTGTCCAAGAGTCTGTTCGCGTCGTCAAAAAGTTTTTTTGCTTCTGCCCCGGTTTTTGTATCATCAAAGATTGATGGATATTTTCCTTTTAATTCCCATACCATAAAAAAGGGAGTCCAGTCAATATATTTTCTCAAAACACTCAAATCAAAATTATTTAAAACTGTTATTCCTGTTTTAGCTGGTTTTTTAACAGAAGTGTTTTCCCAATTAATTTTTAACTTGTTCTCACGTGCAAGATCAAGGCTAATAAGGTTCTTTCCCGATTTCCTTTTTAAATATTCTTCTCTAAGATTTAAATATTCTTTTTTAGTATCCTCAACAAATCTCCCGCGCTCTTCTTCGTTTTCATTTAGAAGACCTGAAACAACCGGAACGCTCCTTGATGCATCAAGAACGTGAACAACCGGTCCGCTGTAATTGGGATCAATCTTTACTGCGGTATGAATTCTTGATGAAGTTGCCCCGCCAATTAATAACGGAATATTTAATCCTCTTCTTTCCATTTCTTTAGCAACATGTATCATCTCGTCTAGCGATGGAGTTATCAATCCGCTTAAACCGATTATATCAACTTTTTTATCAATCGCTGTCTGAATAATTTTTTCTGAATGAACCATAACTCCAAGATCAATTATGTTATAGTTATTACAACTCAGAACAACACCAACGATATTTTTTCCAATGTCGTGAACATCGCCTTTAACCGTTGCAAGGAGAATGGATGCGCCTCTTAATTCCTTTTCCCCCTTCTCCTTTGGTGAAGAATCAGAGATGACTTTTTCCTTTTCTTGAATAGAGACCAAAGATTGCGCATTTGCCATATACGGCTCAAGAATGCTGACAGCTTTCTTCATAACCCTGGCGCTTTTCACCACCTGCGGAAGAAACATCTTGCCAGCCCCAAATAAATCTCCTACCACGTTCATTCCCCCCATCAATGGTCCTTCAATAACTTCAAGCGGCTGTGAATATTTAAGTCTTGCTTCTTCAACATCGGTATCAATAAAATCAACAATGCCTTTAACTAATGCATA is a window of Ignavibacterium sp. DNA encoding:
- a CDS encoding RNA-binding protein, which encodes MNIFVGNLTNDVTEEDLTNLFSEFGQVKEVKIIRDMFTQQTKGFGFVEMPGLAEAQKAIDGINTREFKGKKLVVNEARPKTDSRKRFSGGGRSGGGQGNRRRY
- a CDS encoding DUF134 domain-containing protein, whose protein sequence is MARPEKKRHIRCKPACYYFKPTGIPMYELEEIELAKDELEALRLADFNELFQEDAALKMNISRATFGRIIMRAHHKIADAIINGKAIKIQETLPEPLREKLKAPRKKCRRKNGYKDS
- a CDS encoding NifB/NifX family molybdenum-iron cluster-binding protein, which codes for MKIAVATNDETRIAGHVGRCKGFLVFETENNKIVNKEIRTNTFTHHRQHEHNHHEQHHAQKHEHSHHSLIEGLNDCEVLIFNHGGWRLIEDLKANNIKPILTDEVLAEDAVRKYIDGALVINEDNICQGHHH